Proteins encoded by one window of Cannabis sativa cultivar Pink pepper isolate KNU-18-1 chromosome 4, ASM2916894v1, whole genome shotgun sequence:
- the LOC115711939 gene encoding S-adenosyl-L-methionine:benzoic acid/salicylic acid carboxyl methyltransferase 1, which translates to MHEKIMEVFQVLHMNGGVGEKSYANNSLVQKKVISMTKPITEEAIINHYISGKFSTTLAIADLGCSSGPNSLFVVTELIKSVHKICKKLNLESPEFQLYLNDLTSNDFNAIFETLPSFQENLRTQMGPNFGPCFVMGVPGSFYGRLFPPNTLHFVHSSYSLQWLSKVPEGVENNNKGNIYLASTSPPSVVKAYKEQFQSDFSVFLKCRSKELVDGGSMVLTILGRQNQDPTSKDGCYIWELMAMALNQMVSEGVIDERKVESFNIPQYTPCPSELREEVEKEGSFKVNKVEVSQIPWSATTTNNNNDTAFYINEYDDEEDYPNDINQNNGYCVAKCMRAVAEPLLVSHFGEAIIDQVFRTYTQILVHRMSKENTHFFNVIISLTKTQ; encoded by the exons ATGCATGAGAAAATTATGGAAGTATTTCAAGTTCTTCACATGAATGGAGGAGTTGGAGAAAAAAGTTATGCCAATAACTCTCTAGTTCAA aAAAAAGTTATATCCATGACGAAGCCAATTACTGAAGAAGCCATAATCAATCACTACATTAGTGGGAAATTCTCTACAACCTTAGCTATTGCAGATTTGGGTTGTTCTTCAGGACCAAACAGTTTGTTTGTGGTGACTGAACTCATAAAATCAGTTCACAAGATTTGCAAGAAACTAAACCTTGAATCACCTGAGTTTCAACTCTACTTGAATGACCTTACTAGCAATgatttcaatgcaatttttgaAACTCTGCCAAGCTTTCAAGAAAATCTCAGAACCCAAATGGGCCCCAATTTCGGCCCGTGTTTCGTCATGGGTGTCCCTGGTTCCTTCTACGGCAGGCTCTTCCCTCCCAATACCCTTCATTTTGTCCACTCATCTTACAGTCTCCAATGGCTCTCTAAG GTTCCTGAGGGAGTGGAGAATAATAACAAAGGTAACATTTACTTGGCTAGTACAAGTCCACCGAGTGTGGTTAAGGCTTATAAGGAACAATTCCAAAGTGACTTTTCAGTGTTTCTCAAGTGTCGATCCAAGGAGTTAGTTGATGGTGGAAGTATGGTTCTAACTATTCTTGGTAGACAAAACCAAGATCCAACTAGCAAAGATGGTTGTTACATTTGGGAGCTTATGGCTATGGCCCTTAACCAAATGGTCTCAGAG gGAGTTATAGATGAAAGGAAAGTGGAAAGTTTCAATATTCCACAGTACACACCATGTCCATCAGAATTGAGAGAAGAGGTAGAAAAAGAAGGGTCATTCAAGGTTAACAAAGTTGAGGTTTCCCAAATCCCTTGGAGTGCCACCACCACCAACAACAACAACGACACTGCGTTTTATATCAATGAGTATGATGATGAGGAAGACTACCCAAACGACATTAATCAGAATAATGGTTACTGTGTGGCCAAGTGCATGAGAGCTGTAGCTGAACCCTTGCTTGTTAGTCACTTTGGGGAAGCAATAATTGACCAAGTCTTTCGTACATACACACAAATTCTTGTTCATCGAATGTCTAAGGAAAACACTCACTTCTTCAATGTTATTATTTCTCTCACCAAAACTCAATAA